Below is a genomic region from Caldicoprobacter guelmensis.
GTTATGTGATCCGCCATGAGGACTTTGTGGAGGTATCGATAGAGCCGCCCCATCCCGCTGACAGGGGCGATGCGTCAAGGGGAAGGGTCGATGACCAGTTGGTGGACGGTGACGACATGCAAAGTCAAGATGATAAGGAGATACTGCTTTTGAGCTTCAATATACGCCACGGAGTGGACCATAAGGGTAGAGAGAGTTTAAGGTCAATAATAGAGGAGATAAAAGGTTCCAAAGCACACATCATTGCGCTTCAAGAAGTGGACTATTACATGCCACGGTCTAGATTTAAAAATCAGGCACGCGAGATTGCATCAGCTCTGGGATTTTATTATGTATACGGTGAGACCATAAACGTGCTGGGGATAAAATACGGTAATGCCATTATAAGTGTGTATCCCATTATAGAACACCAAAATATCAGGCTGTATTCCAGCTCATTGGAAAAGAGGGCGATTTTAAAGGCAAAGGTCAGCATAGAAGGGGATATATATCACATATTAAACGTGCACCTAGGTTTGAAACGAGAGGAGCGCCAGAGGCAGATAGAGGAGATTAACGGCATAGTTGAGAATTTAAAAGGGAATGTCATTTTAATGGGCGATTTCAACGAACAAGCGTATTCTCTAGATGGACAATCCATAAGCGACAGCTTGGTGGATACGGCTATCATCAAGCAAAAGGAGTATTTGAATACCTATGCATTTTACAGCGATACACCCAATACCCGCATTGACCGCATATATGTAAGCAAAGATATAGAGGTAATAGATCACTTCGTTGTACCTTCGAAAACCTCGGATCATTCCATGGTTTTTGCATTGATTTCGCACAAAAAGAACAAAAAAGCAGGAATTATCTGAGGATTGTGGAATAAACAATAATAGTGGCAAAGGCGTTAAATAGGTGTTTTTTTGTTATTAGCAAGGGTATGATTAATATAAGGAGTCCAGTATAAAAGCTGTTAAGGGGTATTAATATGTCAAAGGGGAATTTTATAAATAAAAAATACGGGCTTGGGCTTGTCTTGGGGTTTATGATTGTGGCTGTGTGGGCGGCAGGTGCGTTAGCTCTGGCAGATAATGATAGGGTTTATGTGGTTCCCATACAGGGGGAGATAACGCCTGCCATGGCTGCTTTCGTTGAAAAGCAGGTTAGGCTGGCAAATGCCGACAACGCTGGTGGCATACTCTTTGTGATATCCACGCTGGGAGGAAGGGTGGATGCTGCTTTTAACATAAAGAAGGCCTTGCTTGAATCGAAAGTACCGACTGCTGTGTATATCATTGACCGAGCCGAGTCTGCTGGAGCGCTGATAGCCATAGCTTCTGACACCATAATAATGGCACCGGGCAGCCATATGGGTTCGGCAGAACCTATACCATACACTGAAAAGAACGTGGCAGCAATAAGCGGCGAGTTCAGGAGCACTGCTGAGTTGAAGGGGAGGGACCCCAAAATTGCTGCTGCTATGGTAGACAGAACGATAGAGATACCGGGTATAAAGGAGAAGGGTTCTTTGCTGGACCTGACTATTCAGGAGGCTTTAAAGTGCGGGTATGCGGATGCCATCGCTAAAAATGTGGATGACGCGCTTTCACATTTAGGGTGGGCAGATGCGCAGATATACAGGGTGGAGCCCGATTTTAAGATAAAAATAGCCCAGTTTTTGACTCGTACCGATGTGTCATCTCTCTTGTTGTTGGTTGGCATGATAGCAATACTTATCGAGGTTTTTGTGCCTGGATTTGGATTGCCTGGCATTATAGGCGTGATATGCTTTGGCTTGTATTTTGGAGGGAATTTTCTGGCTGGTTATACCGAATGGTGGTCTATAATGTTGTTTGTAATAGGTCTTATTTTACTTGCAATTGAGCTGGCTGTTCCCGGATTTGGCGTATTTGGCATAGGCGGGATTATCGCTATATTGGGAGGGCTGGTATTTTCTGCTTCAGATTTTGCAAAAGGGATGATGGCAGTAGGGATAGCTTTGCTGGCCGCTATTATTGCCATACCTATACTGTATGGGCTGTTTGGCGGACCCAGGTTGCTTAGAAAGCTGGTTTTAACCGAGAAAGTGGTGACGGTGAAAGAAGCCCAACCAATGCAGAAGGCAGGGCATGTACAGCTTGTAGGCAAAGCCGGAAGTGTGGTAACCCCGTTAAGGCCGGCTGGCATCGTGGAGATCGAGGGAGTCAAATACGATGTGGTGTCGGATGGTGAATTTATTTTGCCGGGTGAGAAGGTGAAAGTGGTGGAAGTTGAGGGTTCAAAGATTGTCGTCACCAGGCTGTAAGGCGCTGTTTTTATTAGCCTAAGCCTGAAAAAAATAAAAAAGGAGATGGTAGTATGCCAGAGACCATTTTACTTGTAATGGGCTTGATAGTAGTGGCTATAATAGTGCTGGCCGTGATCCTTACTTTTGTGCCGCTGGGATTGTGGATTTCAGCACTGGCAGCAGGGGTCAAGATAGGTATTTTCAACTTGATAGGTATGCGGCTGAGAAGGGTGATCCCGTCCAGGATAATCAATCCCCTTATAAAAGCTACTAAGGCAGGTCTGGACCTCAGCGTTGACAAGCTTGAAGCTCATTACCTTGCGGGAGGCAATGTAGACCGCGTGGTAAATGCATTGATTGCGGCTCAAAGGGCCAATATTCCTCTTGAGTTTGAAAGGGCGGCTGCCATAGACTTGGCAGGAAGGGATGTGCTGCAGGCCGTTCAGATGAGCGTAAACCCCAAGGTGA
It encodes:
- a CDS encoding NfeD family protein, which produces MSKGNFINKKYGLGLVLGFMIVAVWAAGALALADNDRVYVVPIQGEITPAMAAFVEKQVRLANADNAGGILFVISTLGGRVDAAFNIKKALLESKVPTAVYIIDRAESAGALIAIASDTIIMAPGSHMGSAEPIPYTEKNVAAISGEFRSTAELKGRDPKIAAAMVDRTIEIPGIKEKGSLLDLTIQEALKCGYADAIAKNVDDALSHLGWADAQIYRVEPDFKIKIAQFLTRTDVSSLLLLVGMIAILIEVFVPGFGLPGIIGVICFGLYFGGNFLAGYTEWWSIMLFVIGLILLAIELAVPGFGVFGIGGIIAILGGLVFSASDFAKGMMAVGIALLAAIIAIPILYGLFGGPRLLRKLVLTEKVVTVKEAQPMQKAGHVQLVGKAGSVVTPLRPAGIVEIEGVKYDVVSDGEFILPGEKVKVVEVEGSKIVVTRL
- a CDS encoding endonuclease/exonuclease/phosphatase family protein, which encodes MRRKGIHGFMVFLIALFTVCQLVAFLNFRTGYVIRHEDFVEVSIEPPHPADRGDASRGRVDDQLVDGDDMQSQDDKEILLLSFNIRHGVDHKGRESLRSIIEEIKGSKAHIIALQEVDYYMPRSRFKNQAREIASALGFYYVYGETINVLGIKYGNAIISVYPIIEHQNIRLYSSSLEKRAILKAKVSIEGDIYHILNVHLGLKREERQRQIEEINGIVENLKGNVILMGDFNEQAYSLDGQSISDSLVDTAIIKQKEYLNTYAFYSDTPNTRIDRIYVSKDIEVIDHFVVPSKTSDHSMVFALISHKKNKKAGII